In Salvelinus namaycush isolate Seneca unplaced genomic scaffold, SaNama_1.0 Scaffold3245, whole genome shotgun sequence, a single window of DNA contains:
- the LOC120040116 gene encoding calcium-activated potassium channel subunit beta-4-like, translated as MAKMRVSYEYSEAEDKSIRLGLFLIVCGILSLFILGFCWLSPTLQSMQSKPANCTVVSVLRPEEMFECVFTCGADCKGTSLYPCLQIFVNNSESNSVALLHFDEQQLVLNPKVNY; from the coding sequence ATGGCGAAAATGAGGGTGTCATACGAGTACTCGGAGGCGGAGGATAAGAGTATCCGACTAGGACTGTTCCTCATCGTCTGTGGCATCCTGTCCCTCTTTATCCTCGGGTTCTGCTGGCTCAGTCCAACTCTACAGAGCATGCAGAGCAAACCGGCCAACTGCACCGTGGTGTCCGTGCTCAGACCGGAGGAGATGTTCGAGTGCGTGTTCACGTGCGGGGCGGACTGCAAGGGGACCTCGCTGTATCCGTGTCTGCAGATATTCGTCAATAATTCCGAGTCGAACTCCGTGGCTCTGCTGCACTTTGATGAGCAGCAACTGGTGCTGAACCCAAAGGTAAATTACTAA